Part of the Sporomusa termitida genome, GCCCCGCCCCAGAATAACGGCACCATCAGCATAATAAAATAGATTGATGCGCCTTGCGTTAGCTTCATGACTCGCGGCAATCCTCTCTGACAGGCATAAAAACCTTAATCGCCGCTACGTCCTGTTGTATTGTGGTGTCTTCGACCTGAATTGTGCGTCTCACTAAAATTCCTCCTCCAAAGTTGAAGCCTCTATACCAACGGCAAACTGAGTGTGTTATGAAAAAGCGCCGCTAACGACAGCCTGCCCGTGGCGGACAAGCTGCCTGCCTTTGGCAAAAACATGTTCAATAGCGAGACTATCGCCAAAGACAACAATATCGGCATGGCTGCCTGGCAGCAGGGTCCCTTTCTCCGGGTATAATTTAAGGATTTTGGCCGGATTGACAGTGACCGGCCGCAAGGCCTCACTCAAAGCCAGGCCGCAGGCGGTCAGATTTTTGACCTCGCCGTGGAGGCCGGTCATACCGGCAACCTTCAGCCCGCTCATACTGCCCTGGCTGTCAAACACCGGCAGACTGCCCTGACCGTCGGAGCTGATTGTCATACAGTCAATAGGCACACCCTGCTCCAGACAATGCAAAATAGCCTGCGCGGCAGTAAGAGAGTCAGGCTGACCGGACTCGGCGGCAGTAAAATCAATCACCCCGCCCAGCCGGGTCAGCCTGATACCGTCATTGACCAGGTCCCAGTTACGGTTGATATGGGTAGGCACAAACTGGCTCACCGGGATCTCCGTTGCCGTTATGATGTCAAAAATCATACTAAGCCGGCGCGCCCCGGTGCCCACATGCAGGTGCAGCACACCGGCCTTGCCGCTTAATAAGCCGCCCACCCGGGCCTCAGCCGCCAACCGGGCCAGCTCGGCCGGGATTGGCTGGGAAGAGCGGTGGTCGCTGATCGCAATCTCACCGCAGCCAATGACTTTATCAATCAGCACCAGGTCTGACCGGACGCTGCCGGTAATTGTCGGCGGCGGCACCTCGTAGGCCCCGGTATAAATATAAGTGGAGATTCCCTCCAGCTCAAGGCTCCGGGCTTTGGCCAGCAGCCCGGCCATACTCCTGGTTATCCCGTCCGTGCCCAGACAGCCGACAACGGTCGTTGTACCGGCCAGCACAATATTGCTGAGAACAACCTCCGGTGTCCGGGTGGCATAACCGCCTTCCCCGCCGCCGCCCAGCAGATGAACATGCTGATCGACAAACCCCGGCACAATCCGCCGGCCGGTTACATCAAGCACCCTGGTTTCCCCATAGCCCGGCACCGGCTCGATCCCCGGCGCAACACGGGCAATCACCTGTCCGGCAATCAAAACATCCTGCACCCCCATATTCTCAGGGGCAAAGACTGTGCCACCCTTTAAAATGGTAAACATGCTGTCACCTCCGGCCACTGCCGCCAAGGGTAAGTTCCCCCAGCAAGGTCATAGGACCGTTAATCATCCCTTTACGGAAATAGGCGTCACTGACTGCCGCAATCACAACCGTACTGGGACCGGCTGATTTATTGATATTAATCCCGGGCTGCTCGTAGACTTTGAGCTGCAGCCTGTTATTGCGCGCCAATTCCTGCATTTCGTATAATATCCCTTGGGAACCGACCGGGATGAGTTCATAAACGGCCTCATCGCCGAGCAGCTGCCTGATTGTATGATAATTGACCTGCTCCTCCGGCCTGTTTAATACCTCCCGGCCGACGTTCGGCCGGCCAAGGGCAACAAGCAACGCCTCGCCCTTAATATTGTTGATCTTCAGTTTCTTAGTCTCCGCCAGGCCAACTGCCGTGATCCCCAAACCGGTCATCACTGTGGAAAAGTTTTCTTCCGTACTGCCGGTCAGGACAACCTCACGGATACCAGCCGCTTTCAGTTCTTCCTCGATCCCCTGAATAATAGCTATGCCGGTCGGGTCAAATTCATTGCAGATAGTATTTGTCAGGCAGATAACCTCCGCCCCGGCACAGATAACCTCCATAATCGCAACCCGGGCCGCATATTTGCCGGTAATAAAAGGGGTAACCTGTAACGCATCGCCGGCTTTCAGGCCGATCCCGCCACAGCTGTCACAGGCAATTACCATCGTTTTATCCCGGTCCAGCGCCACTAACGTTAAATCTCTTATCTTTTCTATTTTCATAAATTATTTGTCATTCGCCTCTTTTGCCTTAACATTGCCCAACAGCCGGTAGATAATAACGGCTAATAACACATTCAGCGCAGCAACGCCGGTGATAAGCGGCAGCAGCGACAGCATGCCGGTCTGACCTATCAGCGGCAGGAGTAATGGTGACAGGATAAACAAGCCGACCGGACCATTGATCAAAACCGCAACAAGCCCGGCCAGAAGCGCCCCTGGCCCGGAAAAGCGGCTGCCGGCGGCAAACCGCTGATAAACGCTGCCAAAAGCGGCCATAGTGGCCGCCATAATACCCATTGTGATAATATGCACAAGCAGCGACAAAGGAAAACCTGCCAGCAAGGCTGTCAGGAAATGCCCGGCAGCCGCAATAATGGCGCCATGTGCTGCCCCAAGCAGTAGTGTTCCCAAAAATCCCGGCATTGAATCAAAAGCAATACTCCCCAGCACCTTGATATTCGCCCCGGCAAAACTTAAGGCAATAAGCAAGCCTGTTACAACATTTGCTCTTACATCCAAAGCGATCCCCCCCCTTAAGACATAAGGGCCGGCAGTTATGTCTTGCTACTTTTTCTCAACAAGAGCTTTACTTACTCCCGTCAGGCGGGATATTTGCCGGATTGATAAGCCCCGCTTTCGCAGCTCCCGGAGAGAAGCCTTCCGTTTTGCCGCATCTAAGCCCATAAAAGCACTGGTATCCACAACGCCGCTGACCTCGCTGAGGATAATTTTCGCCTCCTCATCTGTCAGCCGCAAATGCTCTGCACTAATATCAAGAACGGTCGCAGGTTCCTGCTGCTGATGAAAATGGGCAAATTCCTCCCGGTTCATTATCCCGGAAATATACTCCGCATCGACCAGACTAGCTCTGCCAAGGTACTCATGATAGCTGCTCCAGGGATATTGGCCCGGTGATTTGACCAGACCGGCAGCAACCGGATGATTATGTATATACCTTAATACAGTTAATATATAACTGTCATTATCTACCGGCTCACTTCTAAACCGGTCCTGAAACAAAGGCCCGCTTCTTTTATATTTCCAATTATAATAATATACATATCTGGCACCAATTCTTTTGAAGATTTTCTCTAAGCCTTCTTTGTCAGTCTTTAATAATAAGTGGATATGATTGCCCAGCAAGCAGTAGGCATATATTTTATATTGACTGACAGTTTTACATTCTTTTAATACGGCCAGAAATTTTTGATGATCCTCTTCATCCGCTACTATGAACTGTTTATTGATCCCGATAATCATGATATGGTATATGCCGCTTTCGCTTTTTACCCGGGCTGCTCTTGCCACTTTACCACCTCATGACCAGCATACCACTTCTGCCAGATATTTTCAAGACAGCACCACCGTCCCCTTGTCTTGATCTGAAACTAGAAGGAGCCGCTACCGGCCCGCCTGTTAACCTGCGCTATGCTCGTATAAAAACGTTTCTCTCCCGTTCTTGCAGCAGCCGCTGCCCTAGAACCGGCAACCCCCAGGGTTACAATGTTTAGCTTCGGCCGCACAGGCACTCCTCCCTTTTCTTTTACTCAACATTATTATAGGGATCCCACTCAGTCACGTCGGCCAGCTGGCTCTGAGCCGCTTTAATGTCGGCAAGCAGCCTGGCCTTATCTTTGGGTAAAGTAGCGGCGAAAGCAATATGGTTCGAACTATGGTTGCTCCTAAACAGGCAGTGGCTGGCCGCCGGCAGTTCAATGGCACTGATCAGTTGATAGAGTTCACCCATTATTGCCGCCGGCGGCAAGGGCACAAATTTGCCACATTCAAACTGCTCCAGCAGCTGGCTGCCACGGTACAGCATCAGCGTTAGCGCACTCAGCATATGGGGGCGAATGGCATTGACTGCCTGCGCAGTGTGATAGGCATGCCTTGCGGACCCCGCTTGGCCGCCAAGACCGGCAATCACCATCACCGACAGCTTGATGCCGGACTCGACAATACGCTGTCCGGCCATGATGGCCTCCGCCGCTGTGACCCCTTTATTAACGTCTTTAAGCACAACCTCATCGCCGGACTCCAGCCCATAATAAACAAGCTTCAGCCCGGCCTCGCGCAGGGCGGTCAGTTCGGCCGGCGACTTATTCAGCATATCCTTGGGACCGGCATAGCAGGACACCCGCTGCAGACGGGGAAACGTTTGCTGTAAGACAGCCAATACCTGCAGCAGCTTGTCTGTTGCCAGCACCAGCGCATTGCCGTCCGCCAGAAAGATGCGGCGGATCTGCAGCGCATAGGGTTTGGCAGCCTGAATCTGCGCCATGATTTCTTCCAGGGGCCGGGTGCGGAACTTGACCGACCTGTACATATTGCAATAAGTACAGGCATTGTGGGAACACCCAATCGTCACCCGCAGGATAAAACTGTAGGCCTCACTCGGCGGGCGGAATACATTGCCCTCAGCCTGATCAAAATACAAGCAGCATCACCTCTACTAATCCGACTCAAGGGACGGTTCTCCCGAGTCATTTTGCCAGGGAAAATGACTCAGGAGAACCGTCCCCCCTTAAGTCACGCGCCCCCGCAGGCGCGGTTATCGTTCTGTGTATTTTTTTGCTCCGGCAGCGATAGCGCTCAGAAAAGCAGAACGCAGCGGTTTAACCGCCATAAACGCCTTGACCGGGGCCGATTTTTCGACCATAGCGGCAATGCGCCCCAGCGCCCGGTGGCTCAGCCGGGAAGGGTCGTCAAAAAGAAAGCTGCTCAGCTTGCCGCGCTCTATCGCCATTGCTACCATGCGGTCAAAGGTGGTCTCCGGGACTACAACCTGCTGCCCGCGCCCTTTCAGCCGGATCGCCCCCCGCTTACAGGCCTGATAGCATACCCCGCACCCCAAACACAAGCTGGCTTCGCACACCGCCTGGGTGCGGCCGTCACTCCCGGCGGCCAGCCCAATGGCCTCTACCGGACAGGCCCGGACGCACAGGCCGCAGCCGGTGCAGGCCTCAGGGGCAATAGCAGCTGCCCAGCTGGAGGTAACAACAGCGCCCCGCAGGTCAAAGGTCTTTATAGCCTGGATCATACCGCAGCAGCAGCCGCAACAGTTGCACATAAAGCCGACAGAGCGTTGGACATTGTCGGCAATTTGCGCCAGCCCGGCCTGTTTGCACTGTTCCAGCACCGCCATGGCCGCACCGGCACCAGCCTGTTCGGCCATCCCTTTTTTGATCAGCATCTCCGCTCCCTGATTAAAGGTAAGACAGGTCTTCAGCGGCGCCGCACAGGCTTTGTCCAGGTGGCTGGCTTTATGGCGGCAGGCACAGAGCGATAACCCGATTGTCCTGGCGGACCGGATAACATGGCTGGCTTTTTCCCAGTCAAGCACCTCCGAGTAGTCACCGGCCGGCAAGGCTTCTTCCTGTGCCAGGGCGCGGCCCAGCTGGGTATTTTGCTGGAATACATCACGGGCAAAGCGGTCGTCACGGTACATGTACTCTTCAAATAACTGCGCCAGCTCCCGCATGGGTAAATCATCGCGGGTACGCATATAGACAAATTCAAAAAAGCCAATGACAATCGGCGCTAATACGACATGAGCCTGCCCCCGGTATTCAAAGTCAAAAACTAAACCTTTCTCGGCCATGAGCAGAATCTTTTCCTGCAAAGCTTCCGCCGGCAACCCGATTTTGCGGGCCAAAGCCGCAACGGCAACGGGACGCAGCGGAATCTTCCTGGCAATGGCTGCTTCAGCCGGCGAAAACAGCAGTTTCAGAATCCGGGTCAGGACCGGGGAAGAGGGTGCCCCGGTAATATTTTGATCAAGACGCTGCTGCAGCAAACGGTATTCACGTTCCCCGTTAACAATATGTCCCAAAGGGCAATACCTCCCGCCACTCAGATATTATCAGTATGTGCGTAAGCTGCTTGATACAGCTTTAGCAGCTGTTGATACTCTGCCCAGGTGTCGGCGTCATAAAACGGTGCCGGCTCAGGCCATTTCAGCGGCGTAACCCACGCCGGGTTTTCCCGGATAACCTTGCGGCCGCCGGTGTCACCGGTTAACCCGGCCAGGGCCGCACGCCAGTGACTGCCGAACAATACCGGGCTGTAGCGCTGCCCCTGATGGCAGGGTACAATAATCGCCTTATCGCTGGCCTGCCGGGCAAAGCAGGCACGGATTGCCTGAATCAGCTCTTTGCTAACCAGCGGCTGATCACCGAGGAAAAACATCATGCCGGCTAAGGACTGCGGCAGCGTTTGCAGTGCCAGCACAATCGAGGTGGACTGGCCCCTAGCCCGGCCGGCATTATACACGGCCTTAACCGAATACCGGGCACACAGCCCGGCCAGTTCCGCCGCCGGCTCACCGATTACGGCCACACAGTCCGCCCAGGGCAGGCTGCGCACCGTACTTAGCACATGGGCGGCCAGCGGTTTATTGCCCAAAGGCAGCAGCAGCTTCTGCCGTCCCATGCGGCTGGCAGTGCCTGCTGCCAGAATAACGGCACCAATTCCGGAATCTATAACAGATACACCTCACAGGGCTGCATGTTGCAGCCATAGCCTGTCGTCAGCACCACCCGGGCCAGGCCTGCTCCTGCCAGCGTTTTATCGCCGGCAATCAGTCTGCCGGCCGGCCTCAAGTCAGGGTCCTGAGCGCCACTGAGCAATAAAA contains:
- the iadA gene encoding beta-aspartyl-peptidase, with amino-acid sequence MFTILKGGTVFAPENMGVQDVLIAGQVIARVAPGIEPVPGYGETRVLDVTGRRIVPGFVDQHVHLLGGGGEGGYATRTPEVVLSNIVLAGTTTVVGCLGTDGITRSMAGLLAKARSLELEGISTYIYTGAYEVPPPTITGSVRSDLVLIDKVIGCGEIAISDHRSSQPIPAELARLAAEARVGGLLSGKAGVLHLHVGTGARRLSMIFDIITATEIPVSQFVPTHINRNWDLVNDGIRLTRLGGVIDFTAAESGQPDSLTAAQAILHCLEQGVPIDCMTISSDGQGSLPVFDSQGSMSGLKVAGMTGLHGEVKNLTACGLALSEALRPVTVNPAKILKLYPEKGTLLPGSHADIVVFGDSLAIEHVFAKGRQLVRHGQAVVSGAFS
- a CDS encoding AIR synthase related protein; this encodes MKIEKIRDLTLVALDRDKTMVIACDSCGGIGLKAGDALQVTPFITGKYAARVAIMEVICAGAEVICLTNTICNEFDPTGIAIIQGIEEELKAAGIREVVLTGSTEENFSTVMTGLGITAVGLAETKKLKINNIKGEALLVALGRPNVGREVLNRPEEQVNYHTIRQLLGDEAVYELIPVGSQGILYEMQELARNNRLQLKVYEQPGININKSAGPSTVVIAAVSDAYFRKGMINGPMTLLGELTLGGSGRR
- a CDS encoding ECF transporter S component; the encoded protein is MDVRANVVTGLLIALSFAGANIKVLGSIAFDSMPGFLGTLLLGAAHGAIIAAAGHFLTALLAGFPLSLLVHIITMGIMAATMAAFGSVYQRFAAGSRFSGPGALLAGLVAVLINGPVGLFILSPLLLPLIGQTGMLSLLPLITGVAALNVLLAVIIYRLLGNVKAKEANDK
- a CDS encoding transposase, with translation MARAARVKSESGIYHIMIIGINKQFIVADEEDHQKFLAVLKECKTVSQYKIYAYCLLGNHIHLLLKTDKEGLEKIFKRIGARYVYYYNWKYKRSGPLFQDRFRSEPVDNDSYILTVLRYIHNHPVAAGLVKSPGQYPWSSYHEYLGRASLVDAEYISGIMNREEFAHFHQQQEPATVLDISAEHLRLTDEEAKIILSEVSGVVDTSAFMGLDAAKRKASLRELRKRGLSIRQISRLTGVSKALVEKK
- a CDS encoding radical SAM protein, with product MYRSVKFRTRPLEEIMAQIQAAKPYALQIRRIFLADGNALVLATDKLLQVLAVLQQTFPRLQRVSCYAGPKDMLNKSPAELTALREAGLKLVYYGLESGDEVVLKDVNKGVTAAEAIMAGQRIVESGIKLSVMVIAGLGGQAGSARHAYHTAQAVNAIRPHMLSALTLMLYRGSQLLEQFECGKFVPLPPAAIMGELYQLISAIELPAASHCLFRSNHSSNHIAFAATLPKDKARLLADIKAAQSQLADVTEWDPYNNVE
- a CDS encoding 4Fe-4S dicluster domain-containing protein, with translation MGHIVNGEREYRLLQQRLDQNITGAPSSPVLTRILKLLFSPAEAAIARKIPLRPVAVAALARKIGLPAEALQEKILLMAEKGLVFDFEYRGQAHVVLAPIVIGFFEFVYMRTRDDLPMRELAQLFEEYMYRDDRFARDVFQQNTQLGRALAQEEALPAGDYSEVLDWEKASHVIRSARTIGLSLCACRHKASHLDKACAAPLKTCLTFNQGAEMLIKKGMAEQAGAGAAMAVLEQCKQAGLAQIADNVQRSVGFMCNCCGCCCGMIQAIKTFDLRGAVVTSSWAAAIAPEACTGCGLCVRACPVEAIGLAAGSDGRTQAVCEASLCLGCGVCYQACKRGAIRLKGRGQQVVVPETTFDRMVAMAIERGKLSSFLFDDPSRLSHRALGRIAAMVEKSAPVKAFMAVKPLRSAFLSAIAAGAKKYTER
- a CDS encoding nucleotidyltransferase family protein, whose translation is MGRQKLLLPLGNKPLAAHVLSTVRSLPWADCVAVIGEPAAELAGLCARYSVKAVYNAGRARGQSTSIVLALQTLPQSLAGMMFFLGDQPLVSKELIQAIRACFARQASDKAIIVPCHQGQRYSPVLFGSHWRAALAGLTGDTGGRKVIRENPAWVTPLKWPEPAPFYDADTWAEYQQLLKLYQAAYAHTDNI